The DNA region CCAATTTCTAATCGCTTGCTCTCAATTGGCGATGGCTCAGAGCGATAAGGAGAACCCCGACGACCTTATAGCAGTGCATTTCGACGCAGGCCAACTTTCATTAAAAACATGAAAAGGGTCATCTTGTTTGATTTAACCGATCGACGACTCTAATCAGTGTGAAATATGACAGCACAATGAGAACCCTGGCAGAGGAAAATACCTAGTGATGGCCGATCGATTGCATTGAGTGTTCGTGTAGATGTTAATGATCACTTAATCAATGATTAAAGGCAATTGTCgacatatttaaatgtttatcaAATATCTATCAAATCAACTGTAAACACCTGTTCAGTCTCTCTTGACACCTTGGGTAAGTTAGTTTAATATGTTCAGTATATGGATGTGTATAAGCAAAccataataattttttaaaacataagATAATAATTGATAGTAATAATTTGGTTTCAATAGAAATGTTGTTCAGAAACTTAAAGCTATCAATACAGTTAGGTGAAATTAacatgtattttttttagtacAAGTACAAGTTAAGCATCAATTATTCATATTCAAAATTCGATATcagaattattttttttcatttaaccTCCTTAAGATGTGTCTCCGAGTATACCAAATGGTATTTATTTATAGTAAAAGTTTTGGCTCAATGGGAATGTTATACAGAAACTACAAGgccaaaataaaaaggaaaagtTTAATTCTTAATATATAACGGCAATCGCAGTTTCCATTTCGAACATAAGCGTTGCCAGCTTCACTTCGAGACGGGTCGTTGCCAGACCGTCTGTGGTTGCAGTCACGGCTAAACGTCTATCAAAGCACTCCACCCCACAAAGCGTATTTTCGGTGGTTATATCTAGTACATTTTCAGGTTGCTACTACCAtatggaaaaataaataaagaaacagCGGCAGCGCGACTCGGGCTATAAAAGCGAATCTCAGCCTCCGATTTCAATTCAGACGCGCACAATCCAGCGAGTGACAATTACCCCCAAGCGGAAGTGAAACAACCAAGTGAATAACTGCGAGCAAGAAGCGGAGACTCATCTACGTCTAGAATTGCCGGCATCTTGCATAACTGATAAATAAGAAATCCAAACAAAATGCAGTCCATGGCCAGACAATCTGCGCGCGCTCTTCCCCAGATGGGCAAGCAAGGTGTGTGTTAGCGGGTGACCACTGTGCAGAAGTGTTGATCCTAACGGTCTATTTTTCGATCTACTAGTGAGCTATCTTTCGACGAGCGGAGCCTGGAGGGCAGCGCCCGGAGGCAATGATTTGGTGGTCGAGATCAAGGAGCCGAAGACCCCCACCGAGAAGCTGATGGCCTTCCAGAAGAAGCTGCGCGCCAAGACGCCGCTGGGCAAACTGGACGAGTTCTCGCGCCATCCCTACCAGGAGAAGGAGCCCCTCAAGCCCTGGCCGAACCAGACCAATCCGTATACGGGCGAGATCGGCGGACCCGCTGGACCGGAGCCCACGCGATACGGCGACTGGGAGCGCAAAGGACGCGTCTCCGATTTCTAGTCCCCAAAGAGTTCCTTACCTAGTACTTAGGCTGTTATTTAAATGTTACCTATTAAGACTCGAtttatgaaaaaatgtatactCGTAGAAAACTATTGTATAGTGTACAAAAAATACATCATAATTTTAAAGCTAAAAAGTTAGTTTCGTTGAATTCATTTGGATGCTGGTAAAGCCTTTAATGAACGGTTCAAGAGTTAAATGCAGGAAATtcgtaaaaaataaagttgaATCTTCGAAAATCAATTTAATATAAagataaaaactaaaaaaatatttcctacTCTTTTTCTCTATTTTCATTTTGCGTTCAAACAAATCATGTTTTTTAAACTACTTTTTCGACActtgtaatatttaaagactttttattaagtatttttacaaagtataaatatattaaaatctaCCCAACCGTATAGCTaatgctgctcctcctccagaAGCTCGGAAATCAAGTTCTCACTAAGTTGCCAAAGTTGTTGCTGCAGTGAAGCGCTTTTGGACAATTTGCTGGGCTCGCAAAAGAAGCAGTTGTTGAAGTACAGTCCGGACAAGCCTGTCAGCTCGTTGGCTGTGGCGCAGTAAATACTTGTGGCAGCAGCTTGTTGCTGTAATGTCGCgtaaaagaaaacaattagTGAAAGTTTTTGGAAACAGTTTTCTTTTCCAACCCACCAGGGACTTGGTGAAGGGACGCACAATGGCGAAGAGCAGGCGGTAAAACCAATAGTTACGCGAAAGATCGGTGGATACCATATTGCCCGGATGCACGCTGAACACAGAAATTCCTCGCTGCTTCCAGCGCTGGAAGAAGGGTTAAGACAATGTATCTAATTGACCCGAATCAAGACAAACTTGGGCATGACTCACCTGGGCGAGTTCCTGGGCGAACAAGACATTGCACAGCTTGGCATTGTTGTAGGCCATCATGCTCCAGTATTTCTCAGGCGACGGAGAAAGATGATGCACCGCCAGATGCTCCACGGGCAAGTTGGCAAATCTGCAAGGGGTACAAATTGTTAGCGACGCATTTCTTTGTCAGTAGTCCCACACAAACATTCCTTCTCCAGCTAAACCCATTGGACTTTGCCCTCTCCGGCCGACAATCGCAAAACGAGTCTTGATTGGCATTGCCGGCTAGCATAGCCGGCTCTAGACGCTCTGCTTTGATGAGATGCAGAGGGCATTAACGGAACCGGCCGAGTACAGGGCACACAATAGCTGGTGACAGTGACTAAGATCCACGGACAATGGCGACAGCAAGTGGCTGCCGAACAAAGCCACACAATAAACGCACAAGGACACTGGGATATGCATATTGAACTCCCTAGTGAACCCCGCTATCCTCCTCCATTTTATTGGGGAAGCCCCGGAAATTTCACGGATAGCGCATGTGCAAGTCGCATAGTTCCCGAACCCGCAACATGAAAACATTTCTATCCACAGAAACCTCCGCGTACATTTTGGACTTTGGATTTGTTTTCATTGAATCTTTGCGCTCGGCTTGGGGGCGATGCAAATATAACGTCGcaaaatgtatgcaaattCAGTCTTATTTATAAGTATGGGCCGTACTCGGCATCCATAATAAATATAACCCGTTGtcgttgtt from Drosophila subpulchrella strain 33 F10 #4 breed RU33 chromosome 2L, RU_Dsub_v1.1 Primary Assembly, whole genome shotgun sequence includes:
- the LOC119547765 gene encoding succinate dehydrogenase assembly factor 4, mitochondrial, whose protein sequence is MQSMARQSARALPQMGKQVSYLSTSGAWRAAPGGNDLVVEIKEPKTPTEKLMAFQKKLRAKTPLGKLDEFSRHPYQEKEPLKPWPNQTNPYTGEIGGPAGPEPTRYGDWERKGRVSDF